A window from Psychrobium sp. MM17-31 encodes these proteins:
- the ilvN gene encoding acetolactate synthase small subunit, which yields MSKTVISLLLENESGATSRIVGLFSQRGYNIESLTVSATQDPSLSRMTLVTRGEPRVIEQIMKQLNKLINVLRVSELTASEHIEQELSLVKVACIGSKRDEVCRLVDIFNGKIIDATPKIYTVRLFGDGDKLDAFVKQIEQTCEILEVVRSGVIGISRGEKSLKA from the coding sequence ATGTCTAAAACTGTAATTTCTCTATTATTAGAAAATGAATCAGGCGCGACATCTCGTATTGTTGGCCTGTTCTCGCAACGCGGTTATAACATCGAATCACTAACAGTATCGGCGACACAAGATCCGTCTTTGTCACGTATGACACTGGTTACTCGCGGTGAACCACGCGTGATTGAGCAAATCATGAAACAGCTTAACAAGTTGATTAATGTGCTGCGTGTTTCTGAACTAACTGCCAGTGAACATATTGAGCAGGAATTATCACTGGTTAAAGTTGCTTGTATCGGATCTAAGCGTGATGAAGTATGCCGTTTAGTTGATATTTTCAATGGTAAAATTATCGACGCGACACCCAAAATTTATACGGTTCGCCTGTTTGGTGATGGCGATAAGCTTGATGCCTTTGTTAAACAAATAGAGCAGACTTGTGAGATCTTAGAAGTCGTTCGCTCTGGGGTAATTGGTATTTCTCGTGGCGAGAAGTCACTAAAAGCTTAA
- a CDS encoding acetolactate synthase 3 large subunit, whose product MEMLSGAEMVIRSLQDQGVERIYGYPGGSVLDIYDALFQQSSIEHILVRHEQAAVHMADGYSRATGEVGTVLVTSGPGATNCITGIATAYMDSIPMVLISGQVPTTMIGEDAFQETDMIGVSRPVVKHSFLVKRAEDLASTIKKAYYIASTGRPGPVVVDIPKDVMNPALKFPYEYPTSVSLRSYNPTQQGHKKQIRKALKTLIEAKRPIIYAGGGAVWNGTPELIKRLADHIGCPVTNTLMGLGVYPGTDEKFVGMLGMHGTLEANKSMHFSDVIFAIGVRFDDRTTNNLEKYCPNSTIIHIDIDPTSISKTVNADVPIVGYAHNVLTAMLEMIDDENLQNNKADMDEWWKQINEWRDKKCLAYETSEESLKPQQVVEAMYKATNGDAYVCSDVGQHQMFAALYYPFKRPGQWINSGGLGTMGFGLPAAMGVQMEFPDETVICISGDGSIQMNIQELSTCLQYDLPIKIIILNNHALGMVKQWQDMVYKGRHSHSYWDSVPNFVRLAEAYGHVGIKVEKPSELEGALERCFSLKDKLVVMDIAVDELEHVYPMLVKYGAMNEMYLSKTERT is encoded by the coding sequence ATGGAGATGTTATCCGGCGCCGAAATGGTGATCCGCTCCTTGCAGGATCAAGGGGTTGAGCGGATTTATGGCTATCCTGGTGGTTCTGTTTTAGATATTTATGATGCGTTGTTTCAACAGTCAAGCATCGAACACATTCTGGTGCGCCACGAGCAAGCTGCTGTCCATATGGCAGACGGTTATTCTCGTGCAACCGGTGAAGTCGGAACGGTACTAGTGACCTCAGGTCCTGGTGCGACTAACTGTATCACTGGTATTGCCACCGCTTATATGGACTCCATTCCTATGGTACTGATTTCAGGTCAGGTACCAACGACGATGATTGGTGAAGACGCGTTCCAAGAAACCGACATGATCGGTGTTTCGCGTCCAGTGGTAAAACACAGCTTTTTGGTTAAACGCGCTGAAGATTTAGCGAGTACCATTAAAAAAGCCTATTATATAGCCTCTACTGGTCGTCCTGGTCCGGTAGTTGTTGATATTCCAAAAGATGTAATGAATCCAGCGCTTAAGTTTCCTTACGAGTATCCAACATCGGTGTCGCTGCGTTCATATAATCCAACGCAACAAGGCCATAAGAAACAAATTCGCAAGGCATTAAAGACGCTAATTGAAGCCAAGCGCCCAATTATTTACGCTGGTGGCGGCGCCGTATGGAATGGCACACCTGAGCTTATTAAGCGGCTTGCTGATCACATTGGTTGTCCGGTCACTAATACCTTGATGGGATTAGGCGTTTATCCGGGCACTGACGAGAAATTTGTTGGCATGCTTGGTATGCACGGCACGTTAGAAGCCAATAAATCGATGCACTTTAGTGATGTTATTTTCGCCATTGGTGTGCGTTTTGATGATAGAACCACTAACAATCTGGAAAAGTACTGTCCTAACTCGACCATCATTCACATCGATATTGATCCAACATCAATTTCTAAAACAGTGAACGCTGATGTTCCTATTGTTGGTTATGCACACAATGTATTGACAGCAATGCTTGAGATGATTGATGATGAAAATCTGCAAAACAATAAAGCAGATATGGATGAATGGTGGAAACAAATCAACGAATGGCGCGATAAAAAGTGTCTGGCCTATGAAACGAGCGAAGAGTCACTAAAACCACAGCAAGTTGTTGAGGCCATGTATAAAGCGACGAACGGTGATGCTTATGTGTGTAGTGATGTTGGTCAGCACCAAATGTTTGCCGCATTGTACTATCCATTTAAACGTCCGGGGCAATGGATTAACTCAGGTGGCTTAGGCACTATGGGCTTTGGTTTGCCGGCTGCGATGGGGGTTCAAATGGAGTTCCCTGATGAAACGGTAATCTGTATTTCGGGCGATGGCAGTATTCAAATGAATATTCAAGAGCTATCAACCTGCCTGCAGTATGACTTGCCAATTAAGATCATCATTCTTAATAACCACGCCCTAGGCATGGTGAAGCAGTGGCAAGATATGGTGTATAAAGGTCGCCATTCACATTCTTATTGGGACTCAGTGCCAAACTTTGTCCGCTTAGCTGAAGCTTATGGTCACGTTGGTATTAAAGTTGAAAAACCAAGTGAACTTGAGGGCGCACTAGAGCGTTGTTTCTCGCTAAAAGACAAATTGGTGGTAATGGATATTGCTGTTGATGAGTTAGAGCACGTATACCCAATGTTGGTGAAATATGGCGCGATGAACGAAATGTATTTGAGTAAGACGGAGCGCACCTAA
- a CDS encoding Zn-ribbon-containing protein → MILKRLIFECFEDTTLTAAERAISGLITELKYNGQIIGNEFPCLLKDGQFVTQALCPTEDALTYQNNNTAVNRALDALSDAGLLKPKIDILGQELHSDMSDPEHTPSWQILYTSYVQTCSPLRCGEHFAPIPLYRQPKLANGCYKQLINWQQDWQACDQLQMNGRSAEFAALTEIGDVDSSLAKRGRALVAQLETNSGIATYYYLYRVGGESKESEQQRRCPSCGGDWALDEPIHQVFDFKCDDCRLVSNLSWDYN, encoded by the coding sequence ATGATTTTAAAAAGACTCATCTTCGAATGTTTTGAAGATACGACGCTCACCGCAGCAGAGCGCGCTATTTCCGGACTAATTACCGAGCTAAAATACAACGGTCAAATCATCGGTAACGAGTTTCCATGCTTGCTTAAAGACGGGCAATTCGTCACTCAAGCGCTTTGTCCAACTGAAGATGCCCTCACCTATCAAAACAACAATACAGCGGTCAACCGCGCACTAGACGCTCTAAGTGATGCAGGCTTACTAAAACCCAAGATTGACATTCTCGGCCAAGAGTTACATTCGGATATGTCTGATCCAGAGCACACGCCAAGCTGGCAAATCCTCTATACCAGCTATGTACAAACTTGCTCGCCATTACGCTGTGGCGAACACTTTGCACCGATCCCACTGTATCGCCAACCCAAGCTTGCCAATGGCTGCTATAAACAGCTAATTAACTGGCAGCAAGACTGGCAAGCTTGCGATCAATTGCAAATGAACGGTCGCAGTGCCGAATTTGCCGCTTTAACAGAAATTGGTGATGTCGACAGCTCGCTCGCCAAACGTGGCAGGGCCTTAGTCGCTCAATTAGAAACAAATAGTGGCATTGCCACTTATTATTACCTTTATCGCGTGGGTGGAGAAAGCAAAGAAAGCGAACAGCAGCGCCGCTGCCCAAGTTGCGGTGGTGATTGGGCGTTAGATGAGCCCATTCACCAAGTATTTGATTTTAAATGTGACGATTGTCGCTTAGTATCAAACTTGTCGTGGGATTACAATTAA
- the syd gene encoding SecY-interacting protein, producing the protein MNHTAHALADFAGDYSKACENETQKLPQVVFDESWRSPCEITGSEDGDKISWQQVSQTSEFDFSDIESALELSLHESVKAFYGSYLGASLYGSFGDKQYELIQCWNEEDIKRLCENIIGHILMQRKLKQSHTVFIGSVINSHLMVCVDNESGAVVLEVPGDDNRIELAPSLAEFLKALTPLATPDEELAYQAPVDIKPGLMPRLKEVMRSLLGRQK; encoded by the coding sequence ATGAATCACACTGCACATGCACTTGCGGATTTTGCTGGCGATTATAGCAAAGCCTGTGAAAATGAAACGCAAAAATTACCACAGGTTGTTTTTGATGAGAGTTGGCGCTCGCCCTGTGAAATTACGGGTAGTGAAGACGGTGACAAAATCAGCTGGCAACAAGTGAGCCAAACGTCTGAGTTTGATTTTTCTGATATTGAATCTGCGTTAGAGCTATCGTTGCATGAATCAGTCAAAGCCTTTTATGGTAGCTATTTAGGGGCGAGTTTGTATGGCAGCTTCGGTGATAAACAATACGAATTAATTCAGTGTTGGAACGAAGAAGATATTAAGCGCCTATGTGAAAATATCATTGGTCATATTTTGATGCAGCGAAAGCTAAAGCAATCACATACTGTGTTCATAGGTAGCGTCATTAATAGCCATCTTATGGTTTGTGTCGACAATGAAAGTGGCGCTGTGGTGCTAGAAGTTCCTGGGGATGATAACCGCATCGAATTAGCGCCGTCCTTGGCAGAATTTCTGAAGGCATTAACGCCATTAGCAACGCCTGATGAAGAGTTAGCTTATCAAGCCCCTGTCGATATTAAACCTGGACTCATGCCGCGCCTAAAAGAAGTGATGCGCAGTCTTTTAGGGCGTCAAAAATAA
- the queF gene encoding NADPH-dependent 7-cyano-7-deazaguanine reductase QueF (Catalyzes the NADPH-dependent reduction of 7-cyano-7-deazaguanine (preQ0) to 7-aminomethyl-7-deazaguanine (preQ1) in queuosine biosynthesis), producing MTEPSSHYENAPELQSLSLGKETQYDNSFDAKLLQGVPRSLNRDGLSLGDSLPFTGVDIWTGYELSWLNNKGKPVVAMASFSVPFDSVNLVESKSFKLYLNSYNQHKFADEIEVVKQLETDLSACAQGDVKVEIILAKDFPAQQIVGPKGECIDELDIEITDFEFSRDYLNDSTSDDIVSESLHSNLLKSNCLITNQPDWGTVEINYQGPRINPEALLRYLISFRQHNEFHEQCVERIFSDLSELCHCEKLTVYARYTRRGGLDINPFRSNFETAPSNVRQARQ from the coding sequence ATGACTGAGCCATCGTCTCACTATGAAAACGCCCCAGAACTTCAATCTCTTAGCCTAGGCAAAGAGACGCAGTATGATAACAGCTTCGACGCAAAACTGTTACAAGGTGTGCCGCGTTCGTTAAATCGCGATGGTTTAAGCCTCGGCGACAGCCTACCATTTACTGGCGTTGATATTTGGACGGGTTATGAACTGTCTTGGCTCAATAACAAAGGTAAGCCAGTAGTAGCGATGGCGAGTTTTAGCGTGCCATTTGATAGCGTTAACTTAGTAGAGTCTAAGTCATTTAAACTCTATCTAAACAGCTACAACCAGCATAAATTTGCTGATGAAATCGAAGTAGTAAAGCAACTTGAGACAGATTTAAGCGCTTGTGCGCAAGGTGACGTCAAGGTTGAAATCATCCTCGCTAAAGACTTTCCTGCACAGCAAATCGTCGGCCCGAAAGGAGAATGCATTGATGAGCTCGATATTGAAATTACCGACTTTGAATTCTCACGTGATTATTTAAACGATTCAACTTCAGATGACATTGTCAGTGAATCACTGCACTCAAACCTGCTCAAATCAAACTGCTTGATCACCAACCAACCAGATTGGGGCACAGTGGAGATCAATTATCAGGGGCCGAGAATAAATCCCGAAGCCCTTTTGCGCTATCTGATTTCATTTCGCCAACACAACGAGTTTCACGAGCAGTGTGTCGAGCGTATCTTTAGCGACTTAAGCGAGCTGTGTCACTGCGAAAAACTCACTGTCTACGCCCGTTATACCCGTCGCGGAGGATTGGACATTAACCCGTTTCGTTCAAACTTCGAAACGGCGCCAAGTAATGTGCGTCAGGCGAGACAATAA
- a CDS encoding HDOD domain-containing protein: protein MSTANALRTILIEKLKSDALVLPTLPKIAMKVREAVADPDTNLNDIAAIIAQDAALSARLIRIANTAHYSRAVRVENLQAAVTRIGMRQIKNIVMALAMEQLFVSNNELIATYLAKTWKRSTEVAAYAMALFAVHKEENKHTSLQVDTLSLAALLHNIGTLPILTEADGYPDVFAEPEFLERAISDLHNHIGLSIVKAWNFSDDMAESVRYYSSSDYQTDEISYLDFVRFAVLCQANEANLAGASDAMASFVEKGLIDSVDDLSSDTFTDELAAARATFA from the coding sequence ATGTCTACTGCCAATGCATTACGTACCATCTTAATCGAAAAACTCAAAAGCGATGCTTTAGTTCTACCAACCTTACCAAAAATTGCCATGAAAGTTCGAGAAGCTGTGGCAGATCCAGATACTAACCTCAATGATATTGCGGCGATTATTGCACAAGATGCAGCATTGTCTGCACGCTTAATTCGCATTGCAAATACGGCGCATTACAGCCGCGCTGTTCGCGTTGAAAATCTTCAAGCTGCGGTAACTCGTATTGGCATGCGCCAAATTAAAAACATTGTGATGGCACTGGCGATGGAGCAGTTATTTGTTTCTAACAATGAGTTAATTGCCACTTACCTTGCTAAAACGTGGAAACGCTCTACTGAAGTGGCTGCTTATGCGATGGCATTGTTTGCAGTGCACAAAGAAGAGAACAAGCACACATCGCTACAAGTTGATACCTTGTCACTTGCTGCGCTGCTACACAACATTGGTACTTTGCCAATTTTAACGGAAGCCGATGGCTACCCAGATGTATTCGCAGAGCCTGAATTTTTAGAGCGTGCAATTAGCGATCTTCACAATCACATTGGTTTATCAATCGTTAAGGCATGGAACTTTAGTGATGATATGGCAGAGTCTGTGCGCTACTACTCAAGCAGCGACTATCAGACTGATGAAATTAGCTACTTAGATTTCGTGCGCTTTGCTGTGTTATGTCAGGCGAACGAGGCAAACTTAGCTGGCGCAAGCGATGCCATGGCATCATTTGTTGAGAAAGGATTGATTGATTCAGTAGACGATCTTTCAAGTGATACTTTCACTGATGAACTAGCGGCGGCACGTGCAACCTTTGCATAA
- a CDS encoding DUF2986 domain-containing protein yields the protein MNRKKKIKSILEKKQKKKNGKLAHNNKPKYISKAERAKLEALQAQENDDGAIQTEAITPSVESQSPEES from the coding sequence ATGAACCGCAAAAAGAAAATCAAATCGATTCTTGAAAAGAAACAAAAGAAAAAGAACGGCAAGTTAGCCCACAACAATAAACCCAAGTATATTTCGAAAGCGGAGCGCGCCAAGCTAGAAGCGCTGCAAGCTCAAGAAAATGATGATGGTGCTATACAAACTGAAGCTATTACACCATCTGTAGAATCACAGTCGCCTGAAGAATCTTAG
- the argG gene encoding argininosuccinate synthase: protein MKLSNLAGKTVGVCVSGGLDSKTVTKRLMEENINVICFSADLAQPDEDDIQNVARKMEPCGAETVLVDLKKEMADACFAAIKANATYDGGYWNTTGIARAVTVQGLVKAMKSRGVNILAHGATGRGNDQMRFERYTRSLAPEMEVYAPWRDADLLEQFPGRSEMADYLATFDIPAVVGMKKKYSTDANLAGLSHEAEDLESLETSMLIVEPTMGVWPQDAPDAVEEVTIDYVAGEAVAFNGEKLNPFDMMTKANEVGGRNGVGMSNALENRIIGTKSRGVYEAPGMELLSQGLQNILQATLDRRATALYESLSKVISDQFYDGRGFDVATKAAVQGIETLTASATGTVKLGLYKGNVFFLSMGDIAASLYNEEDSSMEASDGLNPESSQGYADILSVEACALAKAGQFEGDS, encoded by the coding sequence ATGAAATTATCAAACTTAGCAGGCAAAACCGTTGGCGTATGTGTATCTGGTGGACTGGACAGCAAGACAGTGACCAAACGTTTAATGGAAGAGAATATTAACGTTATTTGTTTTTCGGCTGATTTAGCACAGCCAGATGAAGATGATATTCAGAATGTTGCTCGCAAGATGGAGCCGTGTGGCGCAGAAACAGTATTGGTCGATCTTAAGAAAGAGATGGCTGACGCGTGTTTTGCGGCCATTAAAGCCAATGCTACTTATGATGGTGGCTATTGGAATACCACAGGTATTGCTCGTGCGGTAACCGTGCAAGGTTTGGTAAAAGCGATGAAATCGCGCGGCGTTAACATTCTAGCCCATGGTGCGACTGGACGTGGTAATGACCAGATGCGTTTTGAGCGCTACACTCGCTCGCTAGCGCCTGAAATGGAAGTATATGCACCATGGCGTGATGCCGATTTACTCGAACAATTCCCTGGTCGTAGTGAAATGGCGGATTACTTGGCGACGTTCGATATTCCAGCTGTGGTTGGTATGAAAAAGAAATATTCAACTGATGCCAACCTTGCTGGTTTGTCTCATGAAGCAGAAGATTTAGAAAGCCTAGAAACGTCGATGCTCATTGTTGAGCCAACCATGGGCGTATGGCCGCAAGATGCGCCTGATGCGGTTGAAGAAGTGACTATCGATTATGTAGCTGGCGAAGCCGTGGCCTTTAATGGCGAAAAACTAAATCCATTCGATATGATGACCAAGGCCAATGAAGTGGGGGGCCGCAATGGCGTTGGCATGTCCAATGCGTTGGAAAACAGAATTATTGGTACCAAGAGTCGCGGAGTATATGAAGCGCCGGGCATGGAGCTATTAAGCCAAGGGCTACAAAATATCTTACAAGCGACTTTAGACAGACGCGCGACTGCGCTGTATGAGAGCTTAAGTAAGGTGATTAGTGATCAGTTCTACGATGGTCGTGGTTTTGATGTAGCCACTAAAGCGGCAGTCCAAGGTATTGAAACGCTGACTGCTAGCGCAACCGGGACTGTGAAACTTGGCTTGTACAAAGGTAATGTATTCTTCTTGTCGATGGGCGATATTGCAGCCTCACTTTACAACGAAGAAGATAGCTCAATGGAAGCAAGTGATGGTTTAAATCCTGAAAGCTCTCAAGGGTATGCCGATATTTTATCTGTTGAAGCATGTGCTTTAGCAAAAGCTGGTCAGTTCGAAGGAGATAGTTAA
- the yegQ gene encoding tRNA 5-hydroxyuridine modification protein YegQ yields the protein MSFIPELLCPAGSLKNMRYAFAYGADAVYAGQPRYSLRVRNNEFNLENLAIGIKEAHELGKKFYVVSNIAPHNSKLKTYIRDLKPVVDLNPDALIMSDPGLIMMVREAFPQLPIHLSVQANAVNWATVKFWETQGIERVILSRELSVDEIKEIREAVPNMELEVFVHGALCMAYSGRCLLSGYINKRDPNQGTCTNACRWKYGVHDAQENETGDVVATAPQDNDNSQTEALAQPVVVEPTLGEGETTDNIYLLQEPNRPGEYMPAFEDEHGTYIMNSKDLRAVEMVEPLTKMGVHSLKIEGRTKSFYYCAKTAQVYRRAIDDAVAGKPYDPALSSQLDHLAHRGYTEGFLRRHTHDKYQNYDYGHSVSDSAQFVGEVMGRDDNGDAIIDVKNKFVVGDTLELMTPQGNVVFTLESMRNKKGEETDVAPGSGHIVSIPVDGEIDLTYALIMRYLPQDKSTRG from the coding sequence GTGTCTTTCATTCCTGAATTATTATGCCCAGCTGGCAGTTTAAAAAACATGCGTTATGCCTTTGCTTATGGCGCCGATGCTGTATACGCTGGTCAACCGCGTTACAGCCTACGTGTGCGCAACAATGAGTTTAATTTAGAAAACTTAGCAATCGGCATAAAAGAAGCACATGAACTTGGCAAAAAATTCTACGTTGTTAGTAACATAGCGCCTCATAACAGCAAACTCAAAACTTATATTCGCGATCTAAAACCCGTGGTGGATCTAAATCCAGACGCATTAATAATGTCTGATCCCGGTTTGATCATGATGGTGCGTGAAGCTTTCCCGCAGTTACCAATCCACCTATCAGTGCAAGCAAACGCGGTAAACTGGGCTACGGTGAAGTTTTGGGAGACCCAAGGCATTGAACGCGTCATCTTATCGCGAGAGTTATCAGTCGATGAGATTAAAGAAATTCGCGAAGCTGTACCAAACATGGAACTTGAAGTTTTTGTCCATGGCGCATTGTGTATGGCCTACTCTGGTCGCTGCTTATTATCGGGTTACATCAACAAACGCGATCCAAATCAAGGGACTTGCACCAACGCCTGTCGCTGGAAATACGGTGTCCATGATGCACAAGAAAATGAGACTGGTGATGTCGTTGCAACAGCGCCACAAGACAACGACAATTCACAGACTGAAGCGCTAGCGCAGCCTGTAGTGGTTGAGCCAACGCTGGGTGAAGGTGAAACCACCGACAATATCTACTTGTTGCAAGAGCCTAATCGTCCGGGTGAATACATGCCAGCGTTCGAAGACGAACACGGCACTTATATCATGAACTCAAAAGATTTACGTGCAGTGGAAATGGTTGAGCCCTTGACTAAAATGGGCGTTCATTCACTAAAAATCGAAGGCCGTACCAAGTCGTTCTACTACTGTGCAAAAACAGCGCAGGTATATCGCCGCGCCATCGACGATGCAGTTGCTGGCAAGCCTTATGATCCTGCACTAAGCTCACAACTCGATCATCTAGCACACCGCGGTTACACCGAAGGCTTCTTGCGTCGCCACACTCATGATAAGTACCAAAACTACGATTATGGTCACTCAGTATCCGACAGCGCGCAGTTTGTTGGCGAAGTGATGGGACGCGATGATAACGGTGATGCAATTATTGATGTTAAAAACAAATTCGTTGTTGGTGATACGCTAGAACTAATGACGCCTCAAGGTAACGTTGTATTTACCCTCGAATCAATGCGCAACAAAAAAGGGGAAGAGACAGATGTTGCACCAGGCTCCGGCCACATCGTTTCAATCCCAGTAGATGGTGAAATTGATTTAACCTACGCTCTGATCATGCGCTATTTACCGCAAGACAAGAGCACTCGAGGCTAA
- a CDS encoding YfhL family 4Fe-4S dicluster ferredoxin translates to MALKILSNCINCDMCEPECPNQAISYGEVIYEIDPDLCTECVGHYDKPTCIAVCPIDCIEVDPERVESQDSLYEKFVAIHHSDLI, encoded by the coding sequence ATGGCACTTAAGATCTTAAGCAATTGCATTAACTGCGATATGTGTGAGCCAGAGTGCCCTAACCAAGCTATTAGTTATGGTGAGGTTATTTATGAGATCGATCCCGACCTATGCACCGAGTGTGTAGGTCATTACGACAAGCCAACCTGTATTGCTGTGTGCCCTATCGACTGCATTGAAGTTGATCCTGAGCGCGTCGAATCACAAGACTCACTTTATGAAAAATTTGTGGCAATTCACCACAGCGATTTGATCTAA
- a CDS encoding cold shock domain-containing protein: MATMTGRVKWFNEKKGFGFIERSGGSDVFVHFRAIQGEGFKTLADGQEVQFEVEDGPKGPQALNVTAL, translated from the coding sequence ATGGCTACAATGACAGGTCGCGTTAAGTGGTTTAATGAAAAGAAAGGCTTTGGCTTTATTGAACGCTCAGGTGGCTCAGATGTATTTGTTCACTTTAGAGCAATTCAAGGCGAAGGTTTCAAAACACTAGCCGACGGTCAAGAAGTTCAGTTTGAAGTAGAAGACGGTCCTAAAGGTCCACAAGCACTCAATGTAACTGCACTTTAA
- a CDS encoding SulP family inorganic anion transporter: protein MLKLHINKVVSLKADILSGLTVALALVPEAVAFAFVANVDPIVGLYAAFMVGLITSIFGGRPGMISGATGAMAVVMVSLVVEHSVQYLFAAVVLTGILQLLFGVFKLGKFIRMVPHPVMLGFVNGLAIVIFLAQLGQFKVADENGVMQWMQGEMLYTMLGLVALTMVIIHFLPKLTKAVPSALAAIVIVSLTVIGLDIETKVVGDVASIAGELPSFIIPDVPFTWETLMIILPYSLILAAIGLIESLLTLTLIDELTQTRGQSNKECVAQGLANTTNGFFGGMGGCAMIGQSMINVNSGGRGRASGITASLALLGFILFASGLIEQIPLAALIGVMFIVVIATFEWSSFRALKKIPKSDAFILILVSGVTVATDLAIAVIVGVIVSALVFAWEHAKHVLVKRSTDDNGSTVYQVEGPLFFGAISDFKSQFKVEEDAGDVIIDFEKSRVYDHSGIEAIDALAERYGKAGKKLHLRHLSPECKELFTKASDCVEVNVMEDPTYHVATDKLS from the coding sequence ATGCTCAAGCTACACATTAATAAAGTAGTTAGCCTTAAGGCTGATATACTCTCGGGCCTCACGGTTGCCCTCGCCCTAGTGCCAGAAGCCGTTGCCTTTGCCTTTGTGGCAAATGTTGATCCTATCGTTGGTCTATATGCCGCCTTTATGGTGGGCTTGATCACTTCTATCTTCGGCGGTCGTCCGGGCATGATTTCTGGTGCAACTGGCGCTATGGCTGTTGTAATGGTGTCGTTAGTGGTCGAACACAGTGTGCAATATCTCTTTGCTGCCGTTGTGCTCACGGGTATCTTACAACTTCTGTTTGGGGTGTTTAAACTCGGTAAGTTTATTCGGATGGTACCGCATCCAGTAATGCTTGGGTTTGTAAACGGCTTGGCGATTGTTATTTTCTTAGCTCAGCTAGGACAATTTAAAGTTGCCGATGAAAACGGTGTAATGCAATGGATGCAAGGCGAAATGCTCTACACCATGCTTGGCTTAGTTGCGCTAACGATGGTAATCATTCACTTCTTGCCTAAGTTAACCAAAGCAGTACCTTCTGCCCTTGCTGCCATCGTAATAGTATCACTGACAGTAATTGGCCTTGATATAGAAACCAAAGTCGTTGGTGATGTAGCATCGATTGCAGGTGAATTGCCTAGCTTTATCATTCCTGATGTACCATTTACGTGGGAAACACTAATGATTATTTTACCGTACTCGCTGATTTTAGCGGCTATCGGTTTAATTGAATCTTTATTAACCCTAACGCTAATTGACGAGTTAACGCAAACGCGCGGCCAAAGTAACAAAGAATGTGTGGCGCAAGGTCTTGCGAATACTACGAACGGTTTCTTCGGCGGCATGGGTGGTTGTGCGATGATCGGCCAATCGATGATCAACGTAAACTCTGGCGGCCGTGGTCGTGCATCGGGTATTACAGCATCACTTGCCCTACTTGGATTCATCTTATTTGCTTCGGGTTTAATCGAGCAAATCCCATTAGCGGCACTTATCGGTGTTATGTTTATCGTTGTTATTGCCACCTTTGAATGGTCAAGCTTCCGCGCGCTTAAGAAGATCCCTAAATCAGACGCCTTTATTCTGATCTTAGTATCAGGCGTAACAGTAGCAACTGACTTAGCAATCGCTGTAATCGTTGGTGTGATTGTATCGGCATTAGTATTTGCTTGGGAGCACGCTAAACACGTACTCGTTAAGCGTTCAACCGACGACAACGGCTCAACCGTTTACCAAGTTGAAGGTCCATTGTTCTTCGGCGCAATTAGCGATTTCAAATCGCAATTTAAAGTTGAAGAAGACGCTGGCGATGTGATTATCGACTTTGAAAAATCACGCGTCTATGACCACTCTGGTATCGAAGCTATCGACGCATTAGCAGAGCGCTACGGCAAAGCGGGTAAAAAATTACACCTGCGTCACCTAAGCCCAGAGTGTAAAGAGTTATTCACTAAGGCAAGTGACTGTGTTGAAGTTAACGTGATGGAAGATCCAACGTATCACGTAGCAACAGATAAGCTTTCTTAA